From Microbacterium invictum, the proteins below share one genomic window:
- a CDS encoding AAA family ATPase, which yields MNQPFIVTKEHRRFTEFANAVRKEKTIGICHGDAGVGKTNSARRYANWDALEPYINKWGPRGEHDAKHYALANRSRTVFYTPEVLCRPKDLMHDIDRWQAKVEICADEHLRSRETEPTTTPIGMSHLVDLLIIDEAERLTPTALELLRDRHDREHLSMILIGMPGIDQRFRHYPQLYSRLGFSHHYRTLGREELLFVLDRHWKHLGQQLDPEDFTDAQAIAAIERITRGNFRLLERLFPQIARVLKINGLETITDDVIEAAASILVIGN from the coding sequence ATGAACCAGCCATTCATCGTCACCAAAGAGCACCGACGCTTCACCGAATTCGCGAACGCCGTCCGCAAAGAGAAAACCATCGGCATCTGCCACGGCGACGCCGGCGTCGGCAAGACCAACTCCGCCCGCCGCTACGCAAACTGGGACGCTCTGGAGCCCTACATCAACAAGTGGGGACCTCGCGGCGAGCACGACGCCAAGCACTACGCCCTCGCCAACCGATCCCGGACTGTCTTCTACACACCCGAGGTCCTCTGCAGACCCAAAGATCTCATGCACGACATCGACCGCTGGCAGGCAAAGGTCGAGATCTGCGCCGACGAACACCTCCGCTCGCGTGAGACCGAACCGACCACCACGCCGATCGGCATGTCTCACCTCGTGGATCTGCTCATCATCGACGAAGCCGAAAGGCTCACACCGACTGCGCTCGAGCTGCTCCGCGACCGCCACGACCGTGAACACCTCTCTATGATCCTCATTGGCATGCCCGGCATCGACCAACGGTTCCGCCACTACCCACAGCTCTACAGCCGACTCGGCTTCTCCCACCACTACCGAACCCTCGGCCGAGAAGAACTCCTCTTCGTCCTCGACCGCCACTGGAAACACCTAGGACAGCAACTCGACCCAGAGGACTTCACCGACGCGCAGGCGATAGCTGCGATCGAACGCATCACCCGTGGCAACTTTCGTCTCCTTGAACGGCTCTTCCCTCAGATCGCCCGAGTGCTGAAGATCAACGGGCTTGAGACCATCACCGACGACGTCATCGAAGCCGCAGCTAGCATCCTCGTCATCGGCAACTAA
- a CDS encoding heavy metal-responsive transcriptional regulator has protein sequence MRIGDLAATTGVSTQTLRFYEREGLLSAPSRQSNGYRVYDDEVASRVGFIRAAQSAGLTLADIAGVLTLREDGQAPCSHVHSLLDGKLNEVRVRQQELARLETELVDMLTTSSAVDPATCSERSICNVIPRPLP, from the coding sequence ATGCGCATTGGAGACCTCGCCGCCACCACGGGAGTCAGCACCCAGACCCTTCGTTTCTACGAACGCGAAGGGCTACTTTCTGCACCGAGTCGACAAAGCAATGGATACCGGGTCTATGACGATGAGGTCGCTTCCCGCGTCGGATTCATTCGCGCCGCTCAATCTGCCGGATTGACGCTGGCCGACATCGCCGGAGTCCTCACTCTCCGGGAAGACGGGCAGGCGCCCTGCTCGCACGTGCACTCGCTGCTCGATGGCAAACTCAATGAAGTCAGGGTCCGTCAACAAGAACTCGCCCGTCTCGAAACAGAACTCGTCGACATGCTCACCACCAGTTCGGCCGTCGACCCAGCGACGTGCTCGGAGCGCAGCATCTGCAACGTCATCCCGCGGCCGCTACCGTAA
- a CDS encoding Mu transposase C-terminal domain-containing protein, with amino-acid sequence MPSYATVRDIVQSLDPALVTLALDGPIAYRDRYELVYRRRADGPNQIWQADHTELDILITSAVGGKSDRPWLTIVIDDHSRAICGYTVFTGAPSAMNTALALRQAIWRKTDPAWAMCGIPDVLHVDHGSDFTSHHLERTAIELRIRIIHSTVARPQGRGKIERFFRTINTELLSTLPGHLRPGDRNPHPALDLAALDQAIGGFIGMYNARPHRELGVSPRDAWVANGWLPRMPDSLEQLDGLLLTVPKNRVVQRDGIHFQGQRYLAPTLAPFVGHTITIRYDPRDISEIRVYDRDTFVCIAVDEAHPNLRLSLRDIETARRARRRALRHTINDRILTAVTRDEPRDVAAPPHRRRLRTYEEDE; translated from the coding sequence GTGCCCAGCTACGCCACTGTCAGAGATATCGTGCAGTCCCTCGACCCGGCACTGGTAACGCTCGCGTTGGATGGACCCATTGCGTATCGCGATCGATACGAGCTCGTATACCGGCGCCGAGCCGACGGGCCCAACCAGATCTGGCAGGCCGATCACACCGAACTCGACATCCTCATCACCAGTGCCGTAGGCGGCAAATCTGATCGACCCTGGCTCACGATCGTGATCGACGACCACTCACGCGCGATCTGCGGATACACCGTCTTCACCGGTGCACCATCAGCGATGAACACGGCCCTCGCGCTCAGGCAGGCGATCTGGCGCAAGACCGACCCCGCGTGGGCCATGTGTGGAATACCCGACGTGCTCCACGTCGACCACGGCTCCGACTTTACCAGCCATCACCTCGAACGCACCGCCATCGAGCTGCGCATCCGGATCATCCACTCCACCGTGGCTCGGCCCCAAGGCCGCGGCAAGATCGAACGCTTCTTCCGCACCATCAACACAGAGCTTCTCTCCACTCTCCCCGGGCACCTCAGACCAGGCGACAGGAATCCTCACCCCGCTCTAGATCTGGCCGCCCTCGACCAGGCGATCGGCGGGTTCATCGGGATGTACAACGCACGCCCGCACCGGGAGCTCGGAGTATCGCCTCGGGACGCGTGGGTCGCGAACGGCTGGCTTCCGCGAATGCCCGACAGTCTGGAACAACTCGACGGCCTCCTGCTCACGGTCCCCAAGAACCGGGTCGTGCAGCGCGACGGCATTCACTTCCAGGGCCAGCGCTACCTCGCTCCGACACTCGCCCCCTTCGTCGGGCACACGATCACAATCCGCTACGACCCGCGCGACATCTCCGAGATCCGCGTGTACGACCGCGACACATTCGTCTGCATCGCCGTCGACGAAGCCCACCCCAATCTCCGCCTCAGCCTCCGCGACATCGAAACCGCCCGCCGAGCCCGCCGCCGCGCACTCCGACACACCATCAACGACCGCATCCTCACCGCCGTCACCCGCGACGAGCCACGCGACGTCGCGGCACCTCCGCATCGCCGCCGGCTACGCACCTACGAAGAGGACGAGTGA
- a CDS encoding cadmium resistance transporter, protein MIFLSILQAIGLFLATNIDDIIVLSLFFARGVGQRGTTARILLGQYLGFAGILGAAVLVALGAGAFLPPEVIPYFGLIPLALGLWAAWQAWRRRRDDDDDDEGKIEGKKVAVWAVAGVTFANGGDNIGVYVPVFLSVGPAAVVAYCVVFLALVAVLVYVAKFIATRRPIAEILERWEHILFPIVLIGLGIFILISGGAFGL, encoded by the coding sequence ACATCATCGTGCTGTCGCTGTTCTTCGCCCGCGGCGTGGGACAACGGGGCACGACCGCTCGAATCCTGCTCGGGCAGTATCTGGGATTCGCCGGCATTCTCGGCGCAGCCGTACTCGTAGCTCTCGGCGCCGGAGCATTCCTGCCTCCAGAGGTCATCCCCTACTTCGGCCTGATCCCCTTGGCGTTGGGGCTATGGGCGGCCTGGCAGGCATGGCGTCGACGTCGCGACGACGACGATGACGATGAGGGCAAGATCGAAGGCAAAAAGGTCGCCGTCTGGGCTGTAGCCGGGGTCACCTTCGCAAACGGCGGGGACAACATCGGGGTCTACGTGCCGGTCTTCCTGAGTGTCGGACCCGCCGCCGTGGTCGCCTACTGTGTTGTGTTCCTCGCGCTCGTCGCGGTCCTGGTGTACGTCGCCAAGTTCATCGCTACCCGACGTCCGATCGCGGAAATTCTGGAGCGCTGGGAGCACATCCTGTTCCCGATCGTTCTGATCGGCCTCGGCATCTTCATCCTGATCAGCGGCGGCGCATTCGGGCTCTGA